ACGTTAGCCCCAAAGACATTAGCACCTAGGACATTAGCCACAaagacattagcccctaggatATTAGCCCCAAAGACATTAGCACCTAGGACTTTAGCCCCAAAGACGTTAGCCCCTaggacattagcccctaggacatTAGCCCCAaagacattagcccctaggacattagcccctaggacatTAACCCCAaagacattagcccctaggatATTAGCCCCAaagacattagcccctaggactTTAGCCCCAAAGACGTTAGCCCCTaggacattagcccctaggacaATAGCCCCAaagacattagcccctaggacattagcccctaggacatTAGCCCCAAAGACATTAGCCCCAAAGACATTATCCCCTAGGACATTAGCCCCAaagacattagcccctaggacattagcccctaggacatTAGCTCTGAACACATTATTCCATATGACATTAACCCTTAATAACCCTAGGACCTTAGCCCCTAGAACATTAACCCCAAATACATTAGCCCCCAGACCCCTAGAACATTAGCCCCTAGAACATTAGCCCTCAAAACATTAGCCCCCAAGACCCCTAGGACATTAGCCCCTAAGACAATAGCCGAAAACACATTAGCCCGAAGACCCCTAAGGCATTCGCCCAAAAGACATCAGCCCAAAGGACATTGGCCTCTAGGACATTAGCACCTAGGACATTAGCACCTaggacattagcccctaggacgTTAGCCCCTCGGACATTAGTCCCTAGGACATAAGCCCCTAGGACACTAACCCCTAGGACATTAGCACCTAGGGCAATAGCACCTAGGACATTAGCACCTAGGGCATTAGCACCTAGGGCATTAGCACCTAGGACATTAGCACCTAGGACATAAGCACCTAGGGcattagcccctaggacatTAGCACCTaggacattagcccctaggacatTAGCACCTAGGGCATTGACCTCTAGGACATTAGCACCTAGGACATTAGCACCTAGGGCATTAGCACCTAGGATATTAGCACCTAGGGCATTAGCCCATAGGGCAATAACACCTAGGGCATTAGCCCCTAGGATGTTAGCCCCAAAACCATTAGCTCCTAGGACGTTAGCCGCTAGGACGTTAGCCCCAAGGACGTTAGGCCCTAGGACATAAGCCCCTAGGATATTAACCCCAAAGACGTTTTCCCCAaagacattagcccctaggacattagcccctaggacgTTAGCCCCTCGGACATTAGTCCCTAGGACATAAGCCGCTAGGACATTAACCCCTAGGACGTTAGCACCTAGGACATTAGCCCGTAGGACGTTAGCCCCTaagacattagcccctaggacattagcccctaggacattagcccctaggacgTTAGCCCCTaagacattagcccctaggacgTTAGCACCTAAGACATTAGCCCCTCGGACGTTAGCACCTaggacattagcccctaggacgTTAGCACCTAGGACATTAGCCCCTCGGACGTTAGCACCTaggacattagcccctaggacgTTAGCACCTaggacattagcccctaggacgTTAGCCCCTAACACGCCTAGTTCATGTGtgtactactattactactactatttgATCAGCCACGATTCTTAACatgatttcatttataaacagaCCCTTGCTCTCCTGTCAGCTGTACAATGTGGACTGTTTCATACTGGTTACTACTACGAGGTAGAATCTGAATCCAGCGAATCTTCAAGCGAATCTTCAAGCGAATCCTCCAGCGAATCCTCCAGTGACACCTCTGTCTGTGATGATAATTCAAGCGAGCCATCTTGCCCGTGTAAGTAACAATAGCGACCATTCAAGTAttagtaatagttagatgacataaaGTAAATTCTTGATGAATAATGAACGAGCCcttattattcattaaaaaatatattcaggtAATCtaattgacttagaatacagcttcattggctgatacattgacaacgcaaaatctgacacagggaaaGTATATCGGAtaagtggcagtaggcggacctttaaacacccgcgaaaggtgAAATCCTTAATGATTCTTGATTAACCGAATTTTATTTG
This genomic stretch from Mya arenaria isolate MELC-2E11 chromosome 10, ASM2691426v1 harbors:
- the LOC128204856 gene encoding uncharacterized protein slr1152-like; the encoded protein is MARLNYHHRQRCHWRIRWRIRLKIRLKIRWIQILPRANVLGVNVLAAYVLGTNVRGANVLGANVLGANVFGENVFGVNILGAYVLGPNVLGANVLAANVLGANGFGANILGANALGVIALWANALGANILGANALGANVLGANVLEVNALGANVLGANVLGANVLGANALGAYVLGANVLGANALGANALGANVLGAIALGANVLGVSVLGAYVLGTNVRGANVLGANVLGANVLGANVLEANVLWADVFWANALGVFGLIANVLGANVLGANVFGANVLGDNVFGANVFGANVLGANVLGANVFGAIVLGANVLGANVFGAKVLGANVFGANILGANVFGVNVLGANVLGANVFGANVLGANVLGANVFGAKVLGANVFGANILGANVFVANVLGANVFGANVLGVNVFGANVLVVLGLLCLGLMS